A portion of the Terriglobales bacterium genome contains these proteins:
- a CDS encoding TonB family protein, which produces MPFEPNRKPAGPLEAPHLLIQLQDDLARSRLREAFWISVVAHLLVIITIAAAPKYFPFHRMIAVRSADDLLRDRQATFIELPADEQKVTARPNSKFLSDKDRIATSRAPQIDRKTLEELRAARRPGPPQPPGAPAQQPAMAQAAPPAQQNTTPGPAPAQPAPNDTAQLRTPPLSAKQAFGAAMSPGSAIESAARSAAASRGGYGGAGGDYGSSLPTGGGIKSNMDILSDTMGVDFGPYLSRVLHDVRLNWYQLIPEIARAPLMKKGRVAIEFAIMKDGSVAGMRLVDPSGDVSLDRAAWGGITASNPFPPLPGEFRGQYLALRFRFFYNPGKHDLE; this is translated from the coding sequence TTGCCGTTCGAACCTAACCGCAAGCCCGCCGGCCCCCTGGAAGCGCCGCATCTTCTGATCCAACTCCAGGACGACTTGGCGCGCTCGCGCCTGCGCGAAGCCTTCTGGATTTCCGTGGTGGCTCACCTGCTGGTGATCATTACCATTGCCGCCGCGCCCAAGTACTTCCCTTTTCATCGCATGATCGCGGTGCGCTCGGCCGACGATTTATTGCGCGACCGCCAAGCCACCTTTATCGAGCTTCCGGCGGACGAACAGAAAGTCACGGCCCGGCCGAATTCGAAGTTTCTTTCTGACAAGGACCGCATTGCCACCTCGCGCGCCCCCCAGATTGACCGCAAGACGCTGGAGGAGTTGCGCGCCGCCCGCCGCCCCGGACCGCCGCAGCCGCCCGGCGCGCCGGCACAGCAGCCCGCGATGGCGCAAGCCGCTCCACCGGCGCAGCAGAACACTACTCCCGGGCCTGCTCCCGCCCAGCCTGCGCCCAACGATACTGCGCAGCTCCGTACGCCTCCGTTGAGCGCGAAACAGGCTTTCGGCGCCGCCATGTCACCGGGCTCCGCGATTGAAAGCGCTGCCCGCAGCGCGGCCGCTTCTCGCGGCGGATACGGGGGCGCTGGCGGTGATTACGGCAGCTCTCTTCCCACTGGCGGCGGGATCAAGAGCAACATGGACATCCTCAGCGACACCATGGGCGTGGATTTTGGTCCTTACCTGTCGCGTGTCCTCCACGATGTACGCCTGAACTGGTACCAACTGATCCCGGAGATCGCCCGCGCGCCACTGATGAAAAAAGGAAGGGTCGCGATCGAGTTCGCGATCATGAAAGATGGCTCGGTGGCCGGCATGCGCCTGGTCGATCCGTCGGGCGATGTCTCGCTGGACCGCGCGGCCTGGGGCGGAATCACCGCTTCCAATCCTTTCCCGCCGCTGCCTGGCGAGTTTCGAGGTCAGTACCTCGCGCTCCGTTTTCGATTCTTTTACAACCCCGGCAAGCACGACTTGGAATAA
- a CDS encoding response regulator — protein sequence MTSKARFAKRQHHILCIDDYAPGLEVRTALLEKWGYSVSTAGSAEDGLAALRQRDVDLIILDYCLPGMNGGELLKIVKADWPSVRVVLLSGYPRISHKVRTSADAFLRKGDPNEYLRSVLASLLETGTRRMVTRSMEQTRKLVARASTALRRNQKSAG from the coding sequence GTGACCAGCAAGGCGCGGTTCGCCAAACGTCAGCACCACATTTTATGCATCGACGACTACGCTCCGGGGCTTGAGGTTCGCACCGCGCTTCTGGAAAAGTGGGGCTATTCCGTCTCGACCGCCGGAAGCGCGGAAGACGGTCTTGCCGCCTTACGCCAACGCGATGTCGATCTCATCATCTTGGATTACTGCCTGCCTGGCATGAATGGCGGCGAGTTGCTGAAGATCGTCAAGGCTGATTGGCCCAGCGTCCGTGTTGTTCTGCTCTCCGGCTATCCCCGGATTTCCCACAAGGTGAGGACCTCAGCGGACGCGTTTCTGCGCAAAGGCGATCCCAACGAATACCTCCGCTCGGTGCTCGCAAGCTTGCTCGAAACCGGAACCCGCCGGATGGTCACTCGCAGTATGGAGCAAACCCGCAAGCTGGTTGCCCGGGCGAGCACGGCCTTGCGCAGAAACCAAAAGTCTGCGGGCTAG
- the miaA gene encoding tRNA (adenosine(37)-N6)-dimethylallyltransferase MiaA: protein MEPLLVAILGPTGSGKTALSLIIAARFGGEIVNCDSVAIYRGFNIGSAKPSAEERARAPHHLLDIVDANHYMTAGDYARRARGVLNEIKTRGKLPIVVGGTGLYLRALLEGLFPGPERSEELRERLRARQQQRGAQWLHRILQRLDAQAAGNIHAHDTPKVIRAIEVCLASRQRMTELWQKGRDPLRGFRILRLGLNPDRNTLYTRINDRARRMFDNGLAEETGLLLEKCPDAWALSSLGYKQAAQYLRGEIDLKLAIWAAQQAHRNYAKRQMTWFRREPEVRWLAGFGDDPEVQQQAISEVEKNL, encoded by the coding sequence ATGGAGCCGCTGCTGGTCGCCATCCTCGGCCCCACGGGCAGCGGCAAGACTGCGCTCTCGCTGATCATCGCCGCACGCTTCGGCGGGGAGATCGTCAACTGCGATTCGGTCGCCATTTATCGCGGCTTCAACATCGGCAGCGCCAAGCCATCGGCGGAGGAACGCGCCCGCGCGCCACATCATCTGCTGGACATCGTCGACGCCAACCACTACATGACGGCCGGCGATTACGCCCGCCGTGCCCGCGGCGTGCTCAACGAAATCAAGACTCGCGGAAAACTTCCGATCGTCGTCGGGGGAACCGGCTTGTATCTGCGAGCGCTGCTCGAAGGCCTCTTTCCCGGCCCCGAGCGCTCCGAGGAGTTGCGCGAACGCCTGCGCGCGCGGCAGCAACAGCGCGGCGCCCAGTGGCTGCACCGGATCCTGCAGCGGCTGGATGCGCAGGCGGCGGGCAATATCCACGCCCATGACACGCCCAAGGTCATCCGCGCCATCGAGGTCTGCCTGGCCTCACGTCAGCGCATGACGGAACTGTGGCAGAAGGGTCGCGACCCGCTGCGGGGATTCCGCATCCTCCGTCTCGGCCTCAATCCCGATCGCAATACCCTCTACACGCGCATCAATGACCGCGCCCGCCGTATGTTCGACAACGGCCTGGCCGAGGAAACCGGGCTTTTGCTGGAGAAGTGTCCGGACGCCTGGGCGCTTTCATCGCTCGGCTACAAGCAGGCAGCGCAATACCTGCGCGGCGAAATTGACTTGAAGCTGGCGATCTGGGCGGCGCAGCAGGCACACCGCAACTACGCCAAACGGCAGATGACATGGTTCCGCCGCGAGCCGGAGGTTCGCTGGCTGGCGGGCTTTGGCGACGATCCGGAGGTCCAGCAGCAGGCGATCAGCGAGGTAGAGAAGAATCTGTGA
- a CDS encoding Gfo/Idh/MocA family oxidoreductase: MPAQGSQQRLTVAVVGAGSFGRNHARVYHELQKRGDAVELVAIVDSDAARAQSLAAQFGAHAFRSVGELLDTAQIDAASLAVPTIHHCEVAKALLEGGVDVLIEKPLCTSLTEADDLLHTARGSQRIVQVGHLERFNPAVRATAPLVTRPMFFEVHRLSPFGPRALDVDVVLDLMIHDLDIVLSFVNSPLKEVRAVGLPILSEKVDIANVRLEFENGCVANFTASRVSTERVRKLRFFQPQQYVSVDYSRQDVLVISVDPQGSEAAGAARESRSGVFNFQAVQRALTARAKEAIGIPPQFKIDKPKVLPGEPLQAELHSFLDAVRRRTPPLVSLEDGRRALAAALEILAAIRSHAERAQLGPITDSSLPR; encoded by the coding sequence ATGCCCGCACAAGGTTCACAGCAACGGCTCACGGTAGCAGTGGTCGGCGCCGGATCCTTCGGCCGCAATCACGCGCGCGTGTATCACGAATTGCAGAAGCGTGGCGACGCGGTTGAGCTGGTCGCAATCGTGGATAGCGATGCTGCGCGCGCGCAATCGCTGGCCGCACAGTTTGGCGCGCACGCCTTTCGTTCCGTCGGCGAACTCCTCGACACGGCGCAGATAGACGCGGCTTCCCTCGCGGTCCCCACGATTCATCATTGCGAGGTGGCGAAGGCGCTGCTCGAAGGCGGCGTGGACGTGCTCATCGAGAAGCCGCTCTGCACCTCGCTCACGGAAGCTGACGACCTGCTCCACACCGCGCGCGGCTCCCAGCGCATCGTGCAGGTTGGTCACCTGGAGCGGTTCAACCCGGCGGTGCGCGCGACTGCGCCCCTGGTCACGCGGCCGATGTTTTTCGAGGTCCACCGGCTCAGCCCGTTTGGCCCGCGCGCGCTCGACGTGGACGTTGTCCTCGACCTGATGATCCACGATCTCGACATCGTGCTTTCCTTCGTCAATTCGCCGCTGAAGGAGGTGCGCGCGGTGGGATTGCCGATTCTGTCGGAGAAAGTTGACATCGCCAATGTGCGCCTGGAATTCGAGAACGGCTGCGTCGCCAACTTTACCGCCAGCCGCGTCAGCACGGAGCGAGTACGCAAGCTGCGTTTTTTCCAGCCGCAACAGTATGTCTCGGTGGATTACTCGCGCCAGGATGTGCTGGTAATCAGCGTGGATCCGCAAGGAAGCGAAGCTGCGGGCGCGGCGAGAGAGTCGCGCAGCGGGGTCTTCAACTTCCAGGCGGTGCAGCGCGCCCTAACTGCGCGCGCCAAGGAAGCCATCGGAATTCCGCCGCAGTTCAAGATCGACAAGCCCAAGGTCCTTCCGGGGGAGCCGCTCCAGGCGGAGTTGCACTCCTTCCTCGATGCGGTGCGGCGGCGTACGCCTCCCTTGGTATCGCTGGAAGATGGACGCCGGGCATTGGCGGCGGCGCTGGAGATCCTGGCCGCGATTCGCTCCCACGCCGAGCGCGCCCAGCTCGGACCGATCACAGATTCTTCTCTACCTCGCTGA
- a CDS encoding DinB family protein has protein sequence MAAEIVRIAEQLRRAVDGEAWHGPAVMEILNGVDAQTASAHPIPAAHSLWEILNHVTAWTRAVMRRLGGETVELQGADDWPPPPSDASEASWQAAVASFRQAQQELMAKLKSMSNDELGVPVPGKNYSNSLMLYGVVQHHLYHAGQMALLKKAIQ, from the coding sequence GTGGCTGCAGAAATCGTGCGAATCGCTGAACAACTGCGCCGCGCCGTCGATGGTGAGGCGTGGCACGGGCCCGCGGTGATGGAGATCCTCAACGGAGTGGACGCGCAAACGGCGTCGGCGCATCCGATTCCGGCAGCGCACAGCTTGTGGGAGATTTTGAACCACGTTACCGCCTGGACGCGCGCCGTCATGCGGCGGCTCGGAGGCGAGACCGTGGAACTCCAGGGAGCCGACGACTGGCCGCCTCCGCCGAGCGATGCAAGCGAGGCCTCCTGGCAGGCTGCAGTGGCGTCCTTCCGCCAAGCCCAGCAAGAGCTGATGGCCAAGCTCAAGTCCATGAGCAATGACGAGCTCGGGGTGCCGGTGCCGGGAAAGAACTACAGCAACTCGCTCATGCTGTATGGCGTGGTGCAGCACCACCTCTATCACGCCGGGCAGATGGCCTTGCTGAAGAAGGCGATACAGTAG
- the lpxI gene encoding UDP-2,3-diacylglucosamine diphosphatase LpxI (LpxI, functionally equivalent to LpxH, replaces it in LPS biosynthesis in a minority of bacteria.), with the protein MAAEKIGLIAGNGSFPLLVLEAARTRGLDVVVAAIREETAPEIEEHGAASVHWLSLGELSKLIEILKREGVRRAIMAGQVKHKQIFSSIRPDWRLAKLLLSLTTRNTDSLIGAVAKVLNDEGITLMNSTELLEPLLARAGVLTRRAPSETQRTDIEYGRRVGRHLSEYDIGQTVVIAGAACVAVEAMEGTDATILRAAEIMRAIEGDASTLSRNLTVVKVAKPGQDMRFDVPVVGVKTIATMREAGATCLAVDAGKCLLMDGERVIEAADAAGICVLAD; encoded by the coding sequence ATGGCAGCGGAAAAAATTGGGTTGATCGCCGGCAACGGCAGCTTTCCCCTGCTGGTGCTCGAGGCCGCGCGCACACGCGGCCTCGACGTAGTGGTGGCGGCCATTCGCGAGGAGACGGCGCCGGAAATCGAGGAGCACGGGGCGGCTTCCGTGCACTGGCTCTCGCTCGGAGAACTCTCCAAACTGATCGAAATCCTGAAGCGTGAAGGTGTGCGGCGCGCGATCATGGCCGGGCAGGTGAAGCACAAGCAGATTTTTTCCAGCATCCGCCCCGACTGGCGGCTGGCCAAGCTGCTGCTTTCCCTTACCACGCGCAATACCGATTCGCTGATTGGCGCGGTCGCAAAAGTGCTCAACGATGAAGGCATCACATTGATGAATTCCACCGAACTGCTGGAGCCGCTGCTGGCCCGCGCCGGCGTGTTGACGCGCCGCGCTCCCAGCGAAACGCAGCGCACGGACATCGAATACGGCCGGCGCGTCGGTCGTCACCTGTCCGAGTACGACATCGGTCAGACGGTGGTGATCGCCGGCGCCGCCTGCGTCGCAGTCGAGGCCATGGAAGGCACGGACGCCACCATCCTGCGCGCGGCTGAGATCATGCGCGCCATCGAGGGCGACGCTTCCACCCTGAGCCGGAACTTGACCGTCGTGAAAGTGGCGAAACCCGGACAGGACATGCGTTTCGACGTGCCGGTCGTGGGCGTAAAAACCATTGCGACCATGCGCGAGGCGGGCGCTACCTGCCTGGCTGTCGACGCCGGAAAGTGCCTGCTGATGGATGGCGAGCGCGTCATTGAGGCCGCCGATGCGGCCGGGATTTGCGTGCTCGCGGATTGA
- a CDS encoding metallophosphoesterase: protein MLEIDPGYLLQTTLSLGTGFVLGFRAYSSVIQETQAIATEALQFTLPKLGVGLDGFRVAQISDLHFGPYTGEFEIRAAIAATRAARPDLIVLTGDFVTATWIFNYGHRPVDKIVPCAELLRELRAPYGVYAILGNHDWGTNPDVIAGTLTEAGIRVLRNQAVPIERGGARFWLAGTDSALAGAADLNRSLAGIPTAEPILLLAHEPDFADQAARFPIDIQLSGHSHGGQIVIPGVRGYLPPMGRKYPRGMYTVGNMKLYCNRGIGVSGAPVRFGATPEVTVVELNSAA, encoded by the coding sequence GTGTTGGAAATCGATCCCGGGTACTTGCTGCAAACCACCCTCTCGCTCGGAACCGGCTTTGTCCTGGGATTCCGGGCTTACTCCAGCGTCATACAGGAAACGCAGGCAATCGCGACCGAGGCGCTGCAATTCACGCTGCCGAAGCTCGGCGTCGGGCTGGACGGCTTCCGTGTGGCGCAGATCAGCGACCTGCACTTCGGTCCCTATACCGGCGAGTTCGAGATTCGAGCCGCCATCGCGGCCACCCGCGCGGCTCGTCCCGACCTGATCGTGCTCACCGGGGACTTCGTTACCGCGACCTGGATTTTCAACTATGGACATCGTCCCGTCGACAAGATCGTGCCCTGCGCCGAGTTGCTGCGCGAACTGCGGGCGCCTTATGGGGTCTATGCCATCCTGGGCAATCACGATTGGGGCACCAACCCCGATGTGATTGCCGGCACGTTGACCGAGGCGGGAATCCGCGTGCTGCGCAATCAGGCGGTTCCCATCGAGCGGGGCGGGGCTCGCTTCTGGCTTGCGGGCACTGATTCGGCGCTGGCGGGCGCCGCCGATCTGAATCGATCTTTGGCCGGCATTCCCACTGCTGAGCCAATTCTTCTGCTCGCGCATGAGCCCGACTTCGCCGACCAGGCCGCGCGCTTCCCCATCGATATCCAGCTTTCCGGGCACTCGCACGGGGGGCAGATCGTCATTCCCGGGGTTCGCGGATACCTGCCGCCGATGGGACGCAAGTATCCGCGCGGCATGTACACCGTCGGCAATATGAAGCTCTATTGCAATCGGGGTATCGGGGTCTCCGGTGCGCCCGTCAGGTTCGGCGCGACACCGGAGGTGACCGTAGTGGAGTTGAACAGCGCCGCATAA
- a CDS encoding TolC family protein, translating into MLAFALCSITAMAQGLPGISFPTAPASQTPAATTQPSSTTQTQNPLFGSVPTGQATAEVLPLGALDAIDRGLKYNLALILSEQATTAARGARYKALADVLPTLTGRVGESIQQINLAAFGIPAPASTGPIIGPFAVFDARVLASGAFFDAHALNLVRARGEDINAAQLDMQNVRDLIVLVVGGTYMQALAGEARIVAVEAQLNTAQALYQLALDMKKAGMAPGIDVLRSQVEMQVQQQRLLAARNDFAKQKLGLARIIGLPTGQEFTLTEKIPVTPTAPLTLDQAIERAYRDRPDYRRAQSQVRAAEFNRKAAIGEMLPNGRFNADWGTIGPRPSQSHPTYTTAAAINIPIFQGGKVRGDVMQADALLHQRQASLSDLRGQIEFEVRTSFLDLQSTAEQVKVAQSSVQLAQEALAQSRDRFRAGVANTVEVVQSQEAVAATDENYINSSFAYNVAKLSLARSLGIAERAVKDFLGGKQ; encoded by the coding sequence ATGCTCGCTTTCGCCCTGTGCAGCATTACCGCCATGGCGCAGGGCCTGCCGGGCATATCATTTCCAACCGCTCCCGCCTCGCAAACTCCGGCGGCGACCACACAGCCGTCAAGCACAACGCAGACGCAGAACCCGTTGTTCGGCAGCGTTCCGACCGGCCAGGCCACGGCGGAGGTGCTACCGCTCGGCGCGCTCGACGCAATTGATCGCGGTCTCAAGTACAACCTGGCGCTCATTCTTTCTGAGCAGGCGACCACGGCGGCGCGCGGCGCTCGTTACAAAGCGCTTGCTGACGTGCTGCCCACGCTGACCGGACGCGTCGGCGAATCGATCCAGCAAATTAACCTGGCGGCATTCGGCATTCCCGCGCCGGCCAGCACCGGCCCCATCATCGGGCCATTCGCGGTTTTTGACGCCCGCGTTCTTGCCAGCGGCGCCTTCTTCGACGCGCATGCGCTCAACCTGGTCCGGGCGCGCGGCGAGGACATCAACGCAGCCCAGCTCGACATGCAGAACGTGCGCGACCTGATCGTGCTGGTCGTTGGCGGCACCTACATGCAGGCGCTAGCGGGGGAGGCCCGCATCGTGGCCGTTGAAGCCCAGCTGAATACAGCGCAGGCGCTCTACCAGCTGGCGCTCGACATGAAGAAGGCAGGCATGGCGCCGGGCATCGACGTGCTCCGCTCGCAAGTGGAAATGCAGGTACAGCAGCAGCGGCTGCTGGCGGCGCGAAATGATTTCGCAAAGCAGAAGCTGGGCCTGGCGCGGATCATCGGGCTGCCCACGGGCCAGGAGTTCACGCTGACCGAAAAAATTCCGGTGACGCCGACGGCCCCGCTCACCCTCGACCAGGCGATCGAGCGGGCTTACCGTGATCGGCCCGACTATCGCCGCGCGCAATCGCAAGTGCGCGCCGCTGAATTCAACCGCAAGGCGGCCATCGGTGAGATGCTGCCCAACGGACGCTTCAATGCCGACTGGGGCACGATCGGCCCGCGTCCCAGCCAGAGCCACCCGACCTATACCACGGCCGCCGCCATCAATATTCCGATCTTCCAGGGCGGCAAGGTGCGGGGCGACGTGATGCAGGCTGACGCGCTGCTGCACCAGCGCCAGGCTTCCCTGTCCGACCTGCGCGGGCAGATCGAGTTTGAGGTCCGCACCTCTTTCCTCGACCTGCAATCGACAGCTGAGCAGGTGAAGGTGGCACAAAGCTCGGTGCAGTTGGCGCAAGAGGCATTGGCACAATCGCGCGATCGTTTCCGCGCCGGGGTGGCCAACACCGTCGAAGTGGTGCAGTCGCAGGAAGCCGTCGCCGCGACCGACGAGAACTACATCAACAGCAGCTTCGCGTATAACGTGGCCAAGCTGAGCCTGGCACGGTCGCTCGGAATCGCGGAGCGCGCGGTCAAGGATTTCCTGGGAGGAAAGCAATAG
- a CDS encoding HlyD family secretion protein, with translation MADSNEESRNHQLAVEEAREPFPEEAEEPSARRRARSYFQQHPAAKWVLLLFFAALVIGGILIWRYYAARESTDDAQVDAHIAPISARVGGTVIKVSVDDNMRVKTGDVLVQLDPKDYQVAVAQAKANLADAIAGHRAAQTAIPITHTSTSSSLDMAHANLGASEKEVNAAQARLREAEANYTKAAQDLERMRQLVAKDEVSRQQYDTAVAAEQSARATVDAARAAVASAVSHVTQAQAQVRGAQTAPQQVAVTEARAGAAGANVEQRQAQVDQALLNLEYTTIKAPVDGIVSKRNVEPGQVVQPGQPLTSIVNIGDVWVTANYKETQLEKMRVGQKATIHVDAFNRDYQGHVDSIGGGTGARFSLLPPENATGNYVKVVQRIPVKIVFESGQDLSGLRPGMSVTTTVLVK, from the coding sequence GTGGCGGACTCGAACGAGGAGTCAAGAAACCATCAGCTCGCGGTGGAAGAAGCGCGCGAGCCGTTTCCGGAGGAGGCGGAAGAACCGTCCGCGCGCCGGCGCGCCCGCTCTTATTTCCAGCAGCATCCGGCGGCCAAGTGGGTGCTGCTGCTTTTTTTCGCCGCCCTCGTCATCGGCGGCATCCTCATCTGGCGTTATTACGCGGCCCGTGAATCCACCGACGACGCGCAGGTGGACGCGCACATTGCGCCGATCAGCGCGCGCGTCGGCGGTACGGTCATCAAAGTCAGCGTCGATGACAACATGCGAGTGAAAACGGGAGACGTGCTGGTCCAGTTGGATCCCAAGGACTACCAGGTAGCGGTGGCGCAGGCCAAAGCCAATCTCGCCGACGCGATAGCGGGTCATCGCGCCGCGCAAACGGCGATTCCGATCACCCACACCAGTACGAGCAGTTCGCTCGACATGGCGCACGCGAACCTGGGCGCGTCGGAGAAGGAAGTGAATGCGGCGCAGGCACGATTGCGCGAAGCCGAAGCCAACTACACCAAAGCGGCCCAGGACCTCGAGCGCATGCGGCAACTGGTGGCCAAGGACGAGGTCTCGCGCCAGCAATACGACACCGCCGTCGCCGCCGAGCAATCAGCGCGCGCGACCGTGGATGCCGCGCGGGCCGCTGTCGCCTCCGCCGTCAGCCATGTGACCCAGGCCCAGGCACAGGTGCGCGGAGCGCAGACCGCGCCACAACAAGTGGCGGTGACGGAGGCGCGTGCCGGCGCCGCCGGCGCCAACGTCGAGCAACGACAGGCGCAAGTCGACCAGGCGCTGCTCAACCTGGAGTACACCACGATCAAGGCCCCCGTGGATGGCATTGTCAGCAAGCGCAATGTCGAGCCGGGCCAGGTGGTGCAGCCGGGACAGCCGCTCACGTCCATAGTCAATATCGGCGATGTCTGGGTCACAGCGAATTACAAGGAAACGCAGCTGGAGAAAATGAGGGTCGGCCAGAAGGCCACGATCCACGTTGACGCTTTTAATCGCGACTACCAGGGCCACGTCGATTCGATTGGCGGCGGCACGGGAGCGCGCTTCAGCCTGCTGCCCCCGGAGAACGCCACCGGCAACTACGTCAAGGTGGTGCAGCGCATTCCGGTGAAGATCGTCTTCGAGTCCGGCCAGGATTTGAGCGGACTCCGGCCGGGAATGTCGGTGACAACGACGGTGCTGGTGAAATGA